One stretch of Streptomyces sp. ML-6 DNA includes these proteins:
- the trpD gene encoding anthranilate phosphoribosyltransferase: protein MSATRPSPERSWPLLLGQVLGGRDLDALDTAWAMDQVMRGRATEAQIAGFLVALRAKGETVDELEGLVHGMLAHAVHIDVPGRTVDVVGTGGDGARTVNISTMSAIVAAGAGARVVKHGNRAASSASGSADVLEALGVTLRLPPERVAAVADEAGITFCFAPDFHPAMRHAAGPRRQLGIPTVFNALGPLTNPAAPTAQAIGVAEARMLPLIAGALARAGGRGLVFRGDDGLDELTVTTTSTVLAVQDGDITRERFDPRDVGIALAPPRALRGQDAAHNAAVARRVLDGERGPVRDAVLLSAGAALVAGEPARGRTVTERLGRAVEAAGRAIDSGAAAATLDRWVRATSTPRPPAARPPASARPPAAGARITTAA, encoded by the coding sequence GTGAGCGCCACGAGACCATCACCGGAACGCTCCTGGCCCCTGCTGCTGGGGCAGGTGCTCGGGGGCCGGGACCTGGACGCCCTCGACACCGCCTGGGCGATGGACCAGGTGATGCGGGGGCGGGCCACCGAAGCGCAGATCGCCGGTTTCCTGGTGGCCCTGCGGGCCAAGGGCGAGACCGTGGACGAGCTCGAAGGACTCGTGCACGGCATGCTGGCCCACGCCGTGCACATCGACGTGCCGGGCAGGACCGTCGACGTGGTGGGCACCGGGGGCGACGGGGCCCGCACCGTCAACATCTCCACGATGTCCGCGATCGTCGCGGCGGGAGCCGGCGCACGGGTCGTCAAGCACGGCAACCGTGCGGCGAGTTCGGCCTCCGGCTCCGCCGACGTCCTGGAAGCGCTGGGCGTCACCCTGCGGCTGCCGCCCGAACGGGTCGCCGCCGTGGCCGACGAGGCCGGCATCACCTTCTGCTTCGCCCCCGACTTCCACCCCGCGATGCGCCATGCCGCCGGCCCGCGCAGACAGCTGGGCATCCCCACCGTCTTCAACGCGCTGGGGCCGCTGACCAACCCGGCGGCCCCCACCGCCCAGGCGATCGGGGTCGCCGAGGCCCGCATGCTCCCGCTGATCGCCGGGGCACTGGCCCGCGCCGGCGGCAGGGGACTGGTCTTCCGCGGCGACGACGGCCTGGACGAACTCACCGTCACCACCACCTCCACCGTCCTGGCCGTCCAGGACGGAGACATCACCCGGGAACGCTTCGACCCGCGCGACGTGGGCATCGCCCTCGCCCCGCCCCGGGCACTGCGGGGACAGGACGCCGCCCACAACGCGGCCGTCGCCCGGCGCGTCCTGGACGGCGAACGCGGCCCGGTACGGGACGCGGTGCTGCTGTCGGCGGGCGCGGCACTGGTGGCGGGCGAACCGGCCCGGGGCCGCACCGTCACCGAACGCCTGGGCCGGGCGGTGGAGGCGGCGGGCCGGGCGATCGACTCCGGCGCCGCGGCCGCCACCCTCGACCGGTGGGTACGGGCCACCTCAACCCCCCGCCCCCCGGCCGCCCGGCCCCCCGCCTCCGCCCGGC